GAGAGATCTTCTTCCGATTTGATGCCTTCAATCGATAGCTCCGCACTAATTTCTAAAAAACCACGCTCAGGTACATGATAGTCAAACGTATCTACCTTCACAGCCAACTCCGATAGATCCTTAATCCGCTCTCTTGGGATTGTAATATCTAGAGGAAACTGATGATGCATATGTCCGGTCCCTTCGTCCGAAAACGACACCTCTTCTACAGAGCGGAACGACATGTTAGTAAGATCTTCCCCCTCAACATGGGAGTGATGATTATCAGCTTCTTTCTTCACTCTGTACTCACCTGTCAAGTTAAGAACCCCTTGAATACTCACTTCTTCTCCTGTTTCACTTATCGATATATCCGGTTCAAGCTCCAATGACATGAGTCCGTCTGCTTCATACCCGCGCTCAAGCCAAATTCCTTCTTTCATGGAAAAAGACAGCGATGACGTTCCTTCATTTGTCAATGTTATTCCTCCTCTTCTCCGCGATCTATTGACCATCGATGTCATAAGACAATCTCTTGTTGTCCATTTCTAAAAAAACACCGGGACTATACGATACACTTGTATGAAAATAGAGAAAGAATTATGCCTAAGCCGTTGCTCTTCCCAATAGAATGCTTGGTGTGCTACCTAATATGGCTATCATAAAATAAATTTAAAAATCTTTTATGGGAAAGTCTGACGTCATTCGGAAGTGATAAAAGTGAGAAGAATTGCAAATCTAACGTTTCCTCATCTTCAAGAGATAATTCTCCGCTAAAGTGAGACGTATAAAAGAGGACTGTCACTGCGTAATATGGATCACCATTCGGTGCTTCCACATAGTACTCCTTTCCAGAATAGATATCATACTTATGTAAATGCTCTAGATCAATTAGTAATCCTGTCTCTTCTTTGACCTCCCTCTGAGCCGTCTCTTCGAAGCTTTCTCCTACTTCCATCAAGCCTCCAGGAAGTCCCCATTCACCTTCCTCTCTTCTTTGCAACAAGACCTTATCTCCTTTAGTTATAATAACGGCTGCTCCCGGTAAAATAAGGGTTTCTTTACCTGCATATGTCCGCAACATTTCAAAATAACTCATTTAATTCGCCACTCCTCATTATCATGATACCTCTGTTTTTATTAAACTAGATGGCGGTCGTTTTTCTTTGTAACTAACGTCTTGTTCGAACTCGTTAAATCATAATGAAAAACGACTATCAACCCACCAACCTAAAAAACCAAATATAGCATTTCAATCAATTTTAACATCATATCATGTCTCTAATATAAATAGTAATAATACAACTTGTTGTCGAGTCGTGCACTTTATCTAAAGAAGTGCCTTACCACATTGCTTTTAAGCAGGTAAGGCACTTTCTATTTCTATGGCATTCGTTGAATAGCAGCAAATGCTTTCTCAGCAGCAGTAATCGTCTTGTCAATATTTTCAACTGTATGTTTAGTGGACAGAAACATACCTTCAAATTGTGATGGAGGTAACGAGATCCCCTCTTCCAACATAAGCTTAAAATAGTGTTTAAACATTGTTAGATCAGAAGATGAGGCCGTTTCAAAATTCACCACTTTTTCGTTCGTGAAGAAGAAACCAACCATCGAGCCTGCTCTCGTAACATAATGGGGAATATCATACGTATCGGCCGCATTGGCTAAGCCTTTAGCAAGACGGTCGCCAATGTTATTAAAATGCTCATAACTTGAAGGGCTCAACTGCCGTAACGTTTCGTAACCAGCAGTCATAGCTAATGGATTTCCAGATAATGTCCCTGCTTGATAAATATCACCTGCTGGGGCAATACGCTCCATGATGTCTCGCTTTCCACCGAACGCTCCTACAGGCAAGCCTCCCCCTATCACTTTTCCAAGACACGTTAAATCAGGCGTGACGCCTAATTCTCCTTGGGCACAATTGTACCCTACACGGAATCCTGTCATCACTTCATCAAAAATCATTAAACTGCCGTACGCTTCCGTTACCGAGCGAACGCCCTCTAAGAAGCCTGGCTCAGGTCTCACGACTCCCATATTACCTGCCACCGGTTCTAATATAACTGCAGCAATGTCTTCACCAAAATTTTTAAAAGCGAGGGTTAAACTTTCTAAGTCATTATATGGAACTGTCAAGGTATTTGACGCAACAGATTCCGGAACACCGGGACTATCAGGCAATCCTAATGTGGCTACCCCAGAACCTGCTTTAATGAGAAGGGAATCCCCATGCCCATGATAACAGCCTTCAAATTTCACTATTTTATTTCTTCCTGTATACCCTCTGGCAAGTCTTAGTGCACTCATCGTGGCTTCTGTACCGGAATTCACCATTCTTACCACTTCAATAGACGGGACACGCTCAACCACCAGTTCTGCCAACTTCGTTTCCATTATATGTGGTGCACCAAAGCTTGTCCCTTTTTCTGCTGTTTCTTTTAATGCTTTAACAACCTGTTCATCTGCATGACCGTGTACAAGTGGTCCCCAGGACAAAACATAATCAATATATTCATTACCGTCAAGGTCCCAAATATGTGCCCCTTTCCCTTTTTCCATATAAACGGGGTCCATACCAACAGATTTAAAAGCACGCACTGGGCTATTTACCCCTCCGGGCATTAAATTTTTAGCTTTTTTAAAC
The Salipaludibacillus sp. LMS25 DNA segment above includes these coding regions:
- a CDS encoding NUDIX hydrolase, with amino-acid sequence MSYFEMLRTYAGKETLILPGAAVIITKGDKVLLQRREEGEWGLPGGLMEVGESFEETAQREVKEETGLLIDLEHLHKYDIYSGKEYYVEAPNGDPYYAVTVLFYTSHFSGELSLEDEETLDLQFFSLLSLPNDVRLSHKRFLNLFYDSHIR
- the hemL gene encoding glutamate-1-semialdehyde 2,1-aminomutase; protein product: MTFNRSVEAFKKAKNLMPGGVNSPVRAFKSVGMDPVYMEKGKGAHIWDLDGNEYIDYVLSWGPLVHGHADEQVVKALKETAEKGTSFGAPHIMETKLAELVVERVPSIEVVRMVNSGTEATMSALRLARGYTGRNKIVKFEGCYHGHGDSLLIKAGSGVATLGLPDSPGVPESVASNTLTVPYNDLESLTLAFKNFGEDIAAVILEPVAGNMGVVRPEPGFLEGVRSVTEAYGSLMIFDEVMTGFRVGYNCAQGELGVTPDLTCLGKVIGGGLPVGAFGGKRDIMERIAPAGDIYQAGTLSGNPLAMTAGYETLRQLSPSSYEHFNNIGDRLAKGLANAADTYDIPHYVTRAGSMVGFFFTNEKVVNFETASSSDLTMFKHYFKLMLEEGISLPPSQFEGMFLSTKHTVENIDKTITAAEKAFAAIQRMP